Within the Pseudomonas chlororaphis subsp. aurantiaca genome, the region ACTCACTGATGGCCTGCAAACCAGCCTCGGTGATCAGTTTCCAGTCATCCTCGGTAATCATCTGCATGCCTTCGCGTTTCAAGGTCTTGACCTCGACAGGCGAGGACGCGCTACCGGTGTCCACCTTCAGATGCGATTTGTTGTTCACCGCAACGGAGAAGGCACCCGGCGACATCCATGACCAGAACTCAACCACATGCACGGTGACGGTCCTGGCATCCGGCGCCTGCTCGGTGCTCGGCACCACTTGATAACCGGCTTTGCCGTAGGCTGCACCGATGCTCTTGGCAATCAGCGTACTGACCTTGATGCCCTCCGGTAACAGCACATCGCCCAATCCCATGCCATAGCCATTGCGCTTGCGCGCAATCGCGCGCTCGGTGATCGCCTTGTCGTTGATCTCGCCGTTCTTCAGCGAAGGAATATCGGCACTGCGCGGGTCGGCTTCAAAACGACGCTCGTCGAGCACGTTGATCACCACCTTCTGGCCGTTGCCACTGGC harbors:
- a CDS encoding flagellar biosynthesis protein; the encoded protein is MIEVAMKYLKLAGLLLLSTTLFGCATSRSVVDIDGPEVASGNGQKVVINVLDERRFEADPRSADIPSLKNGEINDKAITERAIARKRNGYGMGLGDVLLPEGIKVSTLIAKSIGAAYGKAGYQVVPSTEQAPDARTVTVHVVEFWSWMSPGAFSVAVNNKSHLKVDTGSASSPVEVKTLKREGMQMITEDDWKLITEAGLQAISESMAKQL